A region of Anguilla rostrata isolate EN2019 chromosome 10, ASM1855537v3, whole genome shotgun sequence DNA encodes the following proteins:
- the LOC135264558 gene encoding hypermethylated in cancer 2 protein-like — protein sequence MELPNHAKQILLQLNQQRAKGFLCDVIIVVENALFRAHKNILAASSIYFKSLVLHDNLINLDTEMVNPSVFRQILDFIYTGKLLSSEPSSEQNFTALLTAASYLQLHDLAALCRKKLKRNGRVVPGKPSAPGGGRPLRAPRLSATPAGHKRFPGSDCESKPPDDRLKDKLSDDELFVGGGLQPGSAPLRRSAGKNGSSGNLSSGSGGDQELGLDLSKKSPSDSTATEEVSPNSLAQGSPQSACASTANSASFEDSAPNPPGLDGVEPMDVSGGPEEKNPTPPDAGQPRKSSRQVARKKEWPKKEGGGAKGEERAVPNGVIVGPKPGEGHCGSSGGGSGSSFASDHSFQCKEEEEAENGQDHSEESGQSDGEGGAGGGAGGGHSSANYVYRQEGFEPAFGDNLYVCIPCGKGFPSSEQLNAHVETHTEEELYIKEEGTYVKEEEEEEAEDLSASTPAFGAGSEPRPFKCTVCSKSYKDPATLRQHEKSHWLTRPFPCNICGKMFTQRGTMTRHMRSHLGLKPFACEECGMRFTRQYRLTEHMRVHSGEKPYECQLCGGKFTQQRNLISHLRMHTSPS from the coding sequence ATGGAACTGCCAAATCATGCCAAACAAATACTGCTACAGCTGAACCAGCAAAGAGCCAAAGGTTTCCTGTGTGACGTGATCATCGTGGTGGAGAACGCCCTCTTCCGGGCGCACAAGAACATCCTGGCGGCCAGCAGCATCTACTTCAAGTCCCTGGTGCTCCACGACAACCTGATCAACCTGGACACGGAGATGGTGAACCCGTCCGTGTTCCGGCAGATCCTGGACTTCATCTACACGGGCAAGCTGCTGTCCTCGGAGCCGAGCAGCGAGCAGAACTTCACCGCCCTCTTGACGGCGGCCAGCTACCTCCAGCTGCACGACCTGGCGGCGCTCTGCAGGAAGAAGCTCAAGCGCAATGGGAGGGTGGTCCCGGGGAAGCCCAGCGCCCCCGGCGGGGGCCGCCCCCTCCGCGCCCCGAGGCTGTCGGCCACGCCCGCGGGGCACAAGCGCTTCCCCGGGTCCGACTGCGAGAGCAAGCCCCCCGACGACCGGCTGAAGGACAAGCTGTCCGACGACGAGCTGTTCGTGGGCGGCGGCCTGcagcccggctccgcccccctccgccGCTCTGCGGGGAAGAACGGCAGCAGCGGCAACCTCAGCTCGGGGAGCGGCGGCGACCAGGAGCTGGGCCTGGACCTGTCCAAGAAGAGCCCGTCCGACAGCACCGCCACAGAGGAGGTGAGCCCCAACAGCCTGGCCCAGGGGTCCCCCCAGTCCGCCTGCGCCTCCACCGCCAACAGTGCCTCCTTCGAAGACTCCGCCCCCAACCCGCCGGGCCTGGACGGCGTGGAACCCATGGATGTGAGCGGGGGGCCGGAGGAGAAGAACCCGACCCCCCCGGACGCCGGCCAGCCGCGCAAGAGCTCCCGCCAGGTGGCCCGGAAGAAGGAGTGGCCCAAgaaggaagggggcggggccaagggCGAGGAGAGGGCGGTGCCCAACGGCGTGATCGTGGGGCCCAAACCGGGGGAGGGCCACTGCGGCAGCAGCGGGGGGggcagtggcagcagcttcGCCTCCGACCACTCCTTCCAGtgcaaggaggaggaggaggcggagaacGGGCAGGACCACAGCGAGGAGAGCGGGCAGAGCgacggggagggcggggccgggggcggagccgggggcggGCACTCCAGCGCCAACTACGTCTACCGGCAGGAGGGCTTCGAGCCGGCGTTCGGCGACAACCTGTACGTGTGCATCCCCTGCGGCAAAGGCTTCCCCAGCTCGGAGCAGCTCAACGCCCACGTGGAGACGCACACCGAGGAGGAGCTCTACATCAAGGAGGAGGGCACCTAcgtgaaggaggaggaagaggaggaggcggaggaccTGTCCGCCAGCACGCCGGCCTTCGGCGCCGGCtccgagccccgccccttcaAGTGCACGGTGTGCAGCAAGAGCTACAAGGACCCGGCGACCCTGCGGCAGCATGAGAAGAGCCACTGGCTGACCCGGCCCTTCCCCTGCAACATCTGCGGCAAGATGTTCACGCAGCGCGGCACCATGACCCGCCACATGCGCAGCCACCTGGGCCTCAAGCCCTTCGCCTGCGAGGAGTGCGGCATGCGCTTCACCCGCCAGTACCGCCTGACCGAGCACATGCGCGTGCACTCGGGCGAGAAGCCCTACGAGTGCCAGCTCTGCGGCGGGAAGTTCACGCAGCAGCGCAACCTGATCAGCCACCTGCGCATGCACACGTCCCCGTCATAA